In one Cygnus olor isolate bCygOlo1 chromosome 27, bCygOlo1.pri.v2, whole genome shotgun sequence genomic region, the following are encoded:
- the DUSP11 gene encoding RNA/RNP complex-1-interacting phosphatase isoform X3 encodes MPGRGGCRVPERWTDYVPLGRRLPGTRFIAFKVPLRQELPATLCYSKILTMGHEIPNNQTIFQFKSVVKNFLRDNKDNDKLIGVHCTHGLNRTGYLVCRYLIDVEGMEPNAAIELFNRARGHPIERMNYIEDLQKRSGKKNCGLKNLGLDLLKGKADATSNTRKQMVEHHPHHSEQFPLAMPRNSGCTKKNRKQGHKAPTQHQELVHKHRVAEQRWPCSLGPRNCPVSLPYNMQHNRLCFPAPSSQHQSQEMHMARKRRRWRRKPVTV; translated from the exons ATGCCGGGCCGCGGGGGTTGCCGCGTACCGGAGCG GTGGACCGACTACGTCCCGCTGGGCCGGAGGCTGCCGGGTACCCGCTTCATCGCCTTCAAGGTCCCCCTGAGGCAG GAGCTACCAGCCACACTCTGCTACTCAAAGATCTTGACAATGGGACATGAAATACCAAATAATCAGACCATTTTTCAATTCAAGAGTGTTGTAAAAAATTTCTTGAGAGACAATAAAGACAACG ATAAACTTATTGGAGTGCATTGCACACATGGCTTGAACAGAACTGGCTACCTGGTTTGTAG GTACCTGATTGATGTTGAAGGCATGGAGCCAAATGCTGCAATAGAGT tgtTCAACAGAGCTCGAGGGCATCCTATTGAGAGAATGAACTATATTGAAGATCTTCAGAAAAGATCTGGAAAGAA GAATTGCGGACTAAAGAATTTGGGCTTGGACCTCCTCAAGGGAAAAGCAGACGCTACATCAAACACGAGAAAGCAGATGGTTGAACATCACCCGCACCATTCAGAACAATTCCCGTTAGCAATGCCGAG AAACTCTGGCTGTACCAAGAAGAACCGCAAGCAAGGTCACAAGGCACCCACACAACACCAGGAACTTGTGCACAAACACAGGGTGGCTGAGCAAAGGTGGCCTTGCAGTTTGGGACCAAGAAACTGTCCGGTTTCGTTGCCTTACAACATGCAGCACAACAGACTGTGCTTCCCAGCTCCGAGTTCCCAGCACCAATCACAGGAAATGCACATGGCCAGGAAACGCAGGCGGTGGCGTAGGAAACCTGTGACAGTGTAG
- the DUSP11 gene encoding RNA/RNP complex-1-interacting phosphatase isoform X5, with the protein MPGRGGCRVPERWTDYVPLGRRLPGTRFIAFKVPLRQSFDHKLHPEERFSPRDLIKKIKEQREELGLIIDLTYTTRYYRPEELPATLCYSKILTMGHEIPNNQTIFQFKSVVKNFLRDNKDNDKLIGVHCTHGLNRTGYLVCRYLIDVEGMEPNAAIECTYIVQQSSRASY; encoded by the exons ATGCCGGGCCGCGGGGGTTGCCGCGTACCGGAGCG GTGGACCGACTACGTCCCGCTGGGCCGGAGGCTGCCGGGTACCCGCTTCATCGCCTTCAAGGTCCCCCTGAGGCAG AGTTTTGATCACAAGCTTCATCCAGAGGAGAGATTTTCACCTCGTGACctcattaagaaaattaaagagcAAAGGGAAGAGCTGGGCTTGATCATTGACCTGACATACACAACTCGCTACTACAGGCCAGAG GAGCTACCAGCCACACTCTGCTACTCAAAGATCTTGACAATGGGACATGAAATACCAAATAATCAGACCATTTTTCAATTCAAGAGTGTTGTAAAAAATTTCTTGAGAGACAATAAAGACAACG ATAAACTTATTGGAGTGCATTGCACACATGGCTTGAACAGAACTGGCTACCTGGTTTGTAG GTACCTGATTGATGTTGAAGGCATGGAGCCAAATGCTGCAATAGAGTGTACGTACAT tgtTCAACAGAGCTCGAGGGCATCCTATTGA
- the DUSP11 gene encoding RNA/RNP complex-1-interacting phosphatase isoform X1: protein MPGRGGCRVPERWTDYVPLGRRLPGTRFIAFKVPLRQSFDHKLHPEERFSPRDLIKKIKEQREELGLIIDLTYTTRYYRPEELPATLCYSKILTMGHEIPNNQTIFQFKSVVKNFLRDNKDNDKLIGVHCTHGLNRTGYLVCRYLIDVEGMEPNAAIELFNRARGHPIERMNYIEDLQKRSGKKNCGLKNLGLDLLKGKADATSNTRKQMVEHHPHHSEQFPLAMPRNSGCTKKNRKQGHKAPTQHQELVHKHRVAEQRWPCSLGPRNCPVSLPYNMQHNRLCFPAPSSQHQSQEMHMARKRRRWRRKPVTV, encoded by the exons ATGCCGGGCCGCGGGGGTTGCCGCGTACCGGAGCG GTGGACCGACTACGTCCCGCTGGGCCGGAGGCTGCCGGGTACCCGCTTCATCGCCTTCAAGGTCCCCCTGAGGCAG AGTTTTGATCACAAGCTTCATCCAGAGGAGAGATTTTCACCTCGTGACctcattaagaaaattaaagagcAAAGGGAAGAGCTGGGCTTGATCATTGACCTGACATACACAACTCGCTACTACAGGCCAGAG GAGCTACCAGCCACACTCTGCTACTCAAAGATCTTGACAATGGGACATGAAATACCAAATAATCAGACCATTTTTCAATTCAAGAGTGTTGTAAAAAATTTCTTGAGAGACAATAAAGACAACG ATAAACTTATTGGAGTGCATTGCACACATGGCTTGAACAGAACTGGCTACCTGGTTTGTAG GTACCTGATTGATGTTGAAGGCATGGAGCCAAATGCTGCAATAGAGT tgtTCAACAGAGCTCGAGGGCATCCTATTGAGAGAATGAACTATATTGAAGATCTTCAGAAAAGATCTGGAAAGAA GAATTGCGGACTAAAGAATTTGGGCTTGGACCTCCTCAAGGGAAAAGCAGACGCTACATCAAACACGAGAAAGCAGATGGTTGAACATCACCCGCACCATTCAGAACAATTCCCGTTAGCAATGCCGAG AAACTCTGGCTGTACCAAGAAGAACCGCAAGCAAGGTCACAAGGCACCCACACAACACCAGGAACTTGTGCACAAACACAGGGTGGCTGAGCAAAGGTGGCCTTGCAGTTTGGGACCAAGAAACTGTCCGGTTTCGTTGCCTTACAACATGCAGCACAACAGACTGTGCTTCCCAGCTCCGAGTTCCCAGCACCAATCACAGGAAATGCACATGGCCAGGAAACGCAGGCGGTGGCGTAGGAAACCTGTGACAGTGTAG
- the LOC121060379 gene encoding STAM-binding protein encodes MCLIMPDHANVSLPPEERVRSLIQMGSAVEVNEDVPPRRYYRSGVEILRMATIYSEEGNIEHAFILYNKYITLFIEKLPRHRDYKTAVIPEKKETVKKLKEVAFPRAEELKKELLKRYAKDYAKYNEQKKEEEEEFARNLALQQQLEEERNRVALMKQQQAEQEQFHVFEEMIRRQELEKERLRIVQEYGKPEPSPESLDGPLIPDMEKPPTDLIPKVPASPVHPASPSVEIVSPKPPVVDRSLKPSALGNTENIASMDALRQVIVPRELCQKFLQLADTNTVRGVETCGILCGKLMRNEFTITHVIIPKQYGGPDYCNTENEEELFLIQDQHGLVTLGWIHTHPTQTAFLSSVDLHTHCSYQMMLPESIAIVCSPKYQETGFFKLTEHGLEEISSCRQKGFHPHSKDPPLFTTCNHVSVVERDVVLMDLR; translated from the exons ATGTGCCTCATTATGCCTGACCATGCCAATGTCAGCCTCCCGCCAGAGGAGCGTGTCCGAAGCCTGATCCAGATGGGGAGCGCTGTTGAAGTGAATGAGGATGTCCCACCGCGACGCTACTACCGCTCTGGCGTGGAAATCCTCCGCATGGCGACGATTTACTCAGAGGAGGGAAATATTGAGCATGCCTTCATTTTGTACAATAAGTACATCAC GCTCTTCATTGAGAAGCTGCCAAGGCATCGTGATTACAAAACCGCTGTCAtacctgaaaagaaggaaacagtgAAA aaactgaaagaagtAGCCTTCCCCAGAGCTGAAGAGCTCAAGAAGGAGCTGTTAAAGAGGTACGCCAAGGACTATGCTAAGTACAACGAGCAGAAG aaagaggaggaagaggaatttGCACGCAACTTGGCTTTGCAGCAGCaactggaagaggagagaaatcGTGTAGCCCtgatgaagcagcagcaggcagagcaagaGCAGTTTCATGTCTTTGAGGAGATGATTCGAcggcaggagctggagaaggaacGTCTGAGGATAGTGCAGGAATATGGAAAGCCAGAGCCAAGTCCAGAGTCTCTGGATGGACCCCTCATCCCTGACATGGAAAAGCCCCCAACTGATTTAATCCCAAAGGTTCCTGCCTCTCCAGTTCACCCTGCAAGTCCATCAGTGGAGATTGTCTCACCCAAACCTCCTGTTGTGGACAGATCTTTGAAACCTAGTGCTTTGGggaacacagaaaaca TTGCAAGCATGGATGCCCTTCGCCAGGTCATTGTCCCTCGGGAGCTGTGCCAGAAATTCCTCCAGCTGGCTGATACCAACACAGTCCGAGGAGTGGAGACATGTGGGATCCTCTGCGGTAAGCTG ATGAGGAATGAGTTCACGATAACCCACGTCATCATTCCCAAGCAGTATGGAGGCCCTGATTATTGCAACACAGAGAATGAGGAGGAACTTTTCCTGATCCAGGACCAGCATGGCCTCGTTACACTTGGCTGGATCCAT ACTCACCCCACGCAAACAGCTTTCCTCTCCAGTGTGGACCTGCACACACACTGCTCCTATCAGATGATGTTGCCGGAGTCCATTGCTATTGTGTGTTCTCCAAAATACCAGGA GACAGGGTTTTTCAAGCTGACAGAGCATGGCCTGGAGGAGATCTCTTCCTGCCGGCAGAAAGGATTCCACCCGCACTCCAAAGACCCTCCTCTCTTCACT aCCTGCAATCACGTGTCAGTAGTCGAGAGAGATGTGGTACTGATGGATCTCCGATAG
- the DUSP11 gene encoding RNA/RNP complex-1-interacting phosphatase isoform X4, producing the protein MPGRGGCRVPERWTDYVPLGRRLPGTRFIAFKVPLRQSFDHKLHPEERFSPRDLIKKIKEQREELGLIIDLTYTTRYYRPEELPATLCYSKILTMGHEIPNNQTIFQFKSVVKNFLRDNKDNDKLIGVHCTHGLNRTGYLVCRYLIDVEGMEPNAAIELFNRARGHPIERMNYIEDLQKRSGKKLAAVLGRKNVKGS; encoded by the exons ATGCCGGGCCGCGGGGGTTGCCGCGTACCGGAGCG GTGGACCGACTACGTCCCGCTGGGCCGGAGGCTGCCGGGTACCCGCTTCATCGCCTTCAAGGTCCCCCTGAGGCAG AGTTTTGATCACAAGCTTCATCCAGAGGAGAGATTTTCACCTCGTGACctcattaagaaaattaaagagcAAAGGGAAGAGCTGGGCTTGATCATTGACCTGACATACACAACTCGCTACTACAGGCCAGAG GAGCTACCAGCCACACTCTGCTACTCAAAGATCTTGACAATGGGACATGAAATACCAAATAATCAGACCATTTTTCAATTCAAGAGTGTTGTAAAAAATTTCTTGAGAGACAATAAAGACAACG ATAAACTTATTGGAGTGCATTGCACACATGGCTTGAACAGAACTGGCTACCTGGTTTGTAG GTACCTGATTGATGTTGAAGGCATGGAGCCAAATGCTGCAATAGAGT tgtTCAACAGAGCTCGAGGGCATCCTATTGAGAGAATGAACTATATTGAAGATCTTCAGAAAAGATCTGGAAAGAA GCTTGCTGCCGTCCTAGGGAGGAAGAATGTGAAGGGGAGTTGA
- the DUSP11 gene encoding RNA/RNP complex-1-interacting phosphatase isoform X2, producing the protein MPGRGGCRVPERWTDYVPLGRRLPGTRFIAFKVPLRQSFDHKLHPEERFSPRDLIKKIKEQREELGLIIDLTYTTRYYRPEELPATLCYSKILTMGHEIPNNQTIFQFKSVVKNFLRDNKDNDKLIGVHCTHGLNRTGYLVCRYLIDVEGMEPNAAIELFNRARGHPIERMNYIEDLQKRSGKKNSGCTKKNRKQGHKAPTQHQELVHKHRVAEQRWPCSLGPRNCPVSLPYNMQHNRLCFPAPSSQHQSQEMHMARKRRRWRRKPVTV; encoded by the exons ATGCCGGGCCGCGGGGGTTGCCGCGTACCGGAGCG GTGGACCGACTACGTCCCGCTGGGCCGGAGGCTGCCGGGTACCCGCTTCATCGCCTTCAAGGTCCCCCTGAGGCAG AGTTTTGATCACAAGCTTCATCCAGAGGAGAGATTTTCACCTCGTGACctcattaagaaaattaaagagcAAAGGGAAGAGCTGGGCTTGATCATTGACCTGACATACACAACTCGCTACTACAGGCCAGAG GAGCTACCAGCCACACTCTGCTACTCAAAGATCTTGACAATGGGACATGAAATACCAAATAATCAGACCATTTTTCAATTCAAGAGTGTTGTAAAAAATTTCTTGAGAGACAATAAAGACAACG ATAAACTTATTGGAGTGCATTGCACACATGGCTTGAACAGAACTGGCTACCTGGTTTGTAG GTACCTGATTGATGTTGAAGGCATGGAGCCAAATGCTGCAATAGAGT tgtTCAACAGAGCTCGAGGGCATCCTATTGAGAGAATGAACTATATTGAAGATCTTCAGAAAAGATCTGGAAAGAA AAACTCTGGCTGTACCAAGAAGAACCGCAAGCAAGGTCACAAGGCACCCACACAACACCAGGAACTTGTGCACAAACACAGGGTGGCTGAGCAAAGGTGGCCTTGCAGTTTGGGACCAAGAAACTGTCCGGTTTCGTTGCCTTACAACATGCAGCACAACAGACTGTGCTTCCCAGCTCCGAGTTCCCAGCACCAATCACAGGAAATGCACATGGCCAGGAAACGCAGGCGGTGGCGTAGGAAACCTGTGACAGTGTAG